The following proteins come from a genomic window of Polaribacter dokdonensis:
- a CDS encoding Dps family protein, whose protein sequence is MDYLNLDNHKVLPVVTELNVLLADYHVYYQKLRNFHWNILGKNFFDLHNKFEEMYNVTRVKIDEIAERIITLRYHPISKLSDYIEVSKIKESSPLLSDEEMVKDIINDHSILLEQLAKIIDRANKANDEGTIDLIGAYIRELEKSTWMLNAWSKDTKDELNTSFVK, encoded by the coding sequence ATGGATTATTTAAACTTAGACAATCATAAAGTATTACCAGTGGTTACAGAACTTAATGTTCTTTTAGCAGACTACCATGTATACTATCAAAAACTTAGAAATTTTCATTGGAATATTCTTGGAAAAAACTTTTTTGATTTGCACAATAAGTTTGAAGAAATGTATAATGTAACAAGAGTAAAGATTGATGAAATTGCTGAACGAATTATTACGTTAAGATATCATCCTATTAGTAAATTATCAGATTATATAGAGGTTTCTAAGATTAAGGAATCTAGCCCATTATTGTCTGATGAAGAAATGGTAAAAGACATCATTAACGATCATAGTATTTTATTAGAACAATTAGCTAAAATTATTGATAGAGCAAATAAAGCGAATGACGAAGGTACTATTGACTTGATTGGTGCATATATAAGAGAGTTAGAAAAATCTACTTGGATGTTAAATGCGTGGTCTAAAGACACTAAAGACGAATTAAATACCAGTTTCGTAAAATAA
- a CDS encoding mechanosensitive ion channel family protein, which yields MNKIIEKLELWKDMFIKNIPNIAIAIIVLIVSYFASRAISSFVNKAIGSRISQKSVRNLVSRIASALIFLLGLYFAMTILKFDDTLKTIVSAAGVSGIVIGLALQGTLSNTISGVVLSFRKNLGIGNWIETNGYSGEVIDINLNYFVIKEADNNMVILPNKTILESPFKNYSLTTKMRISIECGVEYGADLEKVESLTKDVITSNFNQKEIDKHVEFYYTEFADSSINFLCRFWVDSQNALEKLKAKSKAIIEIKKAFDKEGINIPFPIRTLEFSNKLDIQNQIAKSNNSQNQE from the coding sequence ATGAATAAAATTATAGAAAAACTAGAATTGTGGAAAGATATGTTTATTAAAAACATACCAAATATTGCTATTGCAATTATAGTTTTAATTGTTTCTTATTTTGCTTCAAGAGCCATAAGTTCTTTTGTAAATAAAGCTATAGGTAGTAGAATAAGTCAAAAATCAGTAAGAAATTTAGTATCAAGAATAGCATCAGCCTTAATCTTTTTATTGGGTCTGTATTTTGCAATGACCATATTAAAGTTCGATGATACTTTAAAAACAATTGTATCTGCTGCTGGTGTATCTGGTATTGTTATTGGTTTGGCCTTGCAAGGAACCTTATCTAACACAATATCTGGTGTAGTTTTATCATTTAGAAAAAATTTAGGTATAGGAAATTGGATAGAAACCAATGGTTATTCAGGTGAGGTTATAGACATTAACCTTAATTACTTTGTTATTAAAGAAGCTGATAATAATATGGTTATTTTACCTAACAAAACCATATTAGAAAGCCCTTTTAAAAATTATTCGCTGACTACAAAAATGAGAATATCTATTGAATGTGGTGTAGAATATGGTGCAGATTTAGAAAAGGTTGAAAGTTTAACCAAAGATGTTATTACAAGTAACTTTAATCAGAAAGAAATAGACAAACATGTAGAGTTCTACTATACAGAATTTGCAGATAGTTCAATTAACTTTTTGTGTAGATTTTGGGTAGACTCTCAAAACGCATTAGAAAAATTGAAAGCAAAAAGTAAAGCAATTATAGAAATTAAAAAAGCATTTGATAAGGAAGGTATTAATATTCCATTCCCTATAAGAACATTAGAATTTTCTAACAAATTAGATATTCAAAATCAAATTGCAAAATCAAACAATTCCCAGAACCAGGAGTAA
- the mnmE gene encoding tRNA uridine-5-carboxymethylaminomethyl(34) synthesis GTPase MnmE: protein MIKNDTIIALATPSGVGAISVIRLSGENAITIVETFFKSIKKDKKLSNQKTHTIHLGHIINKGIILDEVLVSVFKNPNSYTGENVVEISCHGSTYIQQEIIQLFLKNGCRMADNGEFTMRAFLNGKMDLSQAEAVADVIASNSEASHVMAIQQMRGGISNELKELRGQLLDFAALIELELDFSGEDVEFADRTKFKELVAKITFVLKRLIDSFSFGNAMKNGIPVAIIGEPNVGKSTLLNALLNEEKAIVSDIAGTTRDAIEDELIIEGVAFRFIDTAGIRETEDIVENIGIKKAYEKAENAQLIIFLIDAKTENKENRLAEIETIKTRFPNKKLLVIANKIDLIPQQEIENLQSDIENLIPLSAKNKVGIDELKNELTSLVNIGALSNNETIVTNSRHFEALNNALIAISSVQQGIDLEISTDLFSIDIRECLRHLGAITGDYDVDKDILGHIFSNFCIGK, encoded by the coding sequence ATGATTAAAAACGATACTATAATTGCATTAGCTACACCTTCTGGAGTTGGTGCTATTTCTGTGATTAGACTTTCTGGAGAAAACGCAATTACTATAGTAGAAACCTTTTTTAAATCTATTAAGAAGGATAAGAAACTAAGTAACCAAAAAACACATACCATACATTTAGGTCATATTATAAATAAAGGTATTATTCTAGATGAAGTATTAGTTTCCGTTTTTAAAAACCCAAATTCTTATACAGGTGAAAATGTAGTAGAAATTTCTTGCCATGGATCTACTTATATTCAGCAAGAAATTATTCAACTATTTCTAAAAAATGGTTGTAGAATGGCTGATAATGGAGAATTTACGATGCGTGCTTTCTTAAATGGAAAAATGGATTTATCTCAAGCAGAAGCTGTTGCAGATGTTATTGCCTCCAATTCAGAAGCCAGTCATGTAATGGCTATTCAGCAAATGAGAGGTGGAATTTCTAACGAGCTAAAAGAACTTAGAGGTCAATTATTAGATTTTGCTGCATTAATTGAATTAGAACTCGATTTTTCTGGAGAGGATGTTGAATTTGCAGACAGAACAAAGTTTAAAGAATTGGTTGCAAAAATCACCTTTGTTTTAAAACGATTAATAGATTCCTTTTCATTTGGTAATGCTATGAAAAACGGAATTCCTGTGGCTATAATTGGAGAACCAAATGTTGGTAAATCTACTTTATTGAATGCATTACTTAATGAAGAAAAAGCAATAGTATCTGATATTGCTGGTACAACAAGAGATGCTATAGAAGATGAATTAATTATAGAAGGAGTTGCTTTTAGATTTATAGACACTGCAGGTATTAGAGAAACTGAAGATATTGTAGAAAATATTGGTATTAAAAAAGCTTATGAAAAGGCAGAAAATGCACAACTGATTATATTTTTAATTGATGCTAAAACCGAAAATAAAGAAAATAGATTAGCAGAAATTGAAACCATCAAAACACGTTTTCCAAATAAAAAGTTGTTGGTTATTGCCAATAAAATTGATTTAATACCTCAGCAAGAAATTGAAAACTTACAATCAGATATAGAGAATTTAATTCCTCTTTCTGCTAAAAACAAAGTGGGTATAGATGAACTTAAAAATGAATTAACTTCTTTGGTAAACATTGGTGCTTTAAGTAATAATGAAACTATAGTTACCAATTCTCGTCATTTTGAAGCATTAAACAATGCCTTAATTGCAATTTCTAGTGTACAGCAAGGTATTGATTTAGAAATTTCTACAGATCTATTTTCTATAGATATTAGAGAGTGTTTACGTCATTTAGGAGCAATTACAGGAGACTATGATGTAGATAAAGACATACTTGGCCATATATTTTCTAATTTCTGTATTGGTAAATAA
- a CDS encoding response regulator, which yields MKVLAIDDQKLVLIPLETRLKALGYEVQTETSALAGISAYNSFKPDLVIVDINMPITSGIDVVKYIREEKKSETPIMVLSGNTSDEMIEKAFDLGANDYMKKPLSLSEVCSRTKRLIGVPAQKSVRKQYKDVLIQQRCVGVVIPCYNEEDRLLSKEFLNFIEKNSGYHLCFVNDGSKDKTLEVLHNLQKGREDFITVYDCEKNGGKAEAVRLGMLRMAKKADLDYIGFLDADLSTDLTDFDDLVSTIENSDYKIVSGSRISRMGADITKESARKIISLTINFIIRKILKMDFKDTQCGAKIFHKDVIGISFNEKFVTQWIFDVEIFKRITLHYGLKRAKEILCEQPLKRWIHADGSKLSMKDSVKIVGQLGQIAWTYRSKGSSSQINVNDKHVVIKDTKYPTKIVS from the coding sequence ATGAAAGTATTAGCAATCGATGATCAGAAATTAGTTCTAATTCCATTAGAGACTAGATTAAAAGCATTAGGTTATGAAGTACAAACAGAAACTTCAGCATTAGCAGGAATATCTGCTTACAACAGTTTTAAACCAGATTTAGTAATTGTAGACATTAATATGCCTATTACTTCTGGTATAGATGTAGTAAAATACATTAGAGAAGAAAAAAAGTCAGAAACACCAATAATGGTTTTAAGTGGTAACACTTCTGATGAGATGATAGAAAAAGCATTTGATTTAGGTGCAAATGATTATATGAAAAAACCTTTAAGTTTAAGTGAGGTTTGCTCTAGAACCAAAAGATTAATTGGTGTGCCTGCACAAAAAAGTGTTAGAAAACAGTATAAAGATGTATTAATACAACAAAGATGTGTTGGTGTAGTAATACCTTGTTATAATGAAGAAGATAGATTATTAAGTAAAGAATTCTTAAACTTTATAGAAAAGAATTCTGGTTACCATTTATGTTTTGTAAACGATGGTAGTAAAGATAAAACCTTAGAAGTATTACATAACTTACAAAAAGGTAGAGAAGATTTTATTACAGTGTATGATTGTGAGAAGAATGGTGGAAAAGCAGAGGCTGTAAGATTAGGAATGTTACGCATGGCTAAAAAAGCCGATTTAGATTATATAGGGTTTTTAGATGCAGATTTATCTACAGATTTAACAGATTTCGATGATTTAGTATCAACAATTGAAAACTCAGATTATAAAATAGTAAGTGGTTCTAGAATTAGCAGAATGGGTGCTGATATTACTAAAGAATCAGCAAGAAAAATTATTAGTTTAACCATAAACTTTATCATTAGAAAAATTCTTAAAATGGATTTTAAAGACACTCAATGTGGTGCTAAAATTTTCCATAAAGATGTAATAGGTATTTCTTTTAATGAAAAGTTTGTAACTCAATGGATTTTTGATGTAGAAATCTTCAAAAGAATTACGTTACACTATGGTTTAAAGAGAGCAAAAGAAATTTTATGTGAGCAGCCATTAAAAAGATGGATTCATGCAGATGGTTCTAAACTATCTATGAAAGACTCAGTAAAAATTGTAGGTCAATTAGGCCAAATTGCTTGGACATATAGATCAAAAGGTTCTTCTTCACAGATTAATGTAAATGATAAGCATGTAGTGATAAAGGATACCAAATATCCAACCAAAATAGTTTCATAG